The genomic segment GTCGTCACCCATTGCTTCAACGGGAAGGCCGGTTCGAGCCTCATGGAGGATGAGGATCTTTTCAATCTCGCCGAGCGCTGCGCCTCCGAAGGCATCCGCCTCGACATCGGCCATGGCGGCGCCTCCTTCTCCTTCAAGGTCGCCGAAGCGGCGATCGCGCGCGGGCTTCTGCCGTTCTCGATCTCGACCGACCTGCACGGCCATTCGATGAACTTTCCGGTCTGGGACCTGGCAACGACGATGTCGAAGCTGCTGAGCGTCGGCATGCCCTTCGACAAGGTCGTGGAAGCAGTCACCCATGCGCCGGCCTCGGTCATCAAGCTGTCGATGGAGAACCGGCTTGCGGTTGGCGCGCAAGCCGAATTCACCGTTTTCGACCTCGTCGAGTCCGAACTCGAGGCGACGGATTCGAATGGTGATGTCTCGGTCCTCAACAAGCTGTTCGAGCCACGCTATGCGGTGATGGGTGCCGAGGCCGTCGCCGCCAGCCGCTACGTGCCGCGGGCGCGCAGGCTGGTGCGCCACAGCCACGGCTATTCCTACAGATAGAATCCGCCGCGAGGCGGGGTTCGATCATAAATTCTCCCGAGAGGCCTCAGATGATCGATGGTTCCAGGGATTTACGACAGTCAGTCCCGCCGCCTCGAAGGGGCTTATATCGCGTGTCGCGACAACAAAGCCCTTCGAAGCGGCGATGGCGGCGATATCCGTCCGGCGTCGGGAAGCCTTTGCCGTTCGTTCTAGCTCTGACGGCAAGGTCGGCATAATGCCGGGCCGCTCCGACGTCGAATGGCAATACCCGATCCCCAAAGAGTGCTAGTAAGCCGCCAAACATCTCGGTCAGGGCCGCTTTGCGTCGATTGTCCGGTAAGGCGCCGATGCCGAACATCAATTCGGCCAAGGTAACACTCGACAAATACAGCGTTTCCGCGGCTTGCTCGTTGAGCCACGCGCGCACAGCCAAACTGGGCGTCGGTTTCATCGTCTCGGAAAGCACATTCGTATCGAGTACGATCATTCAAACCTCAAGGGCTCCGCCGCCGCCCTTTCGCGCAGCTGATCAAGCACCTCGAGATCATCATTGGTAAGCGCCAATTGCCGGCCGAGTTCAGCCAAAGCGTCTCCCATGCGAATGCGCTGCTCGGGCTTTACGGCATTTTCCAGGATTTCGCGAACTTCCGCCTCGGTGCTGCGGCCATGCATCGCCGCCCGGACACGTAATGCGCGATGCACGTCATCGGGCACGTTTCGAACTGTCAGAACGGCCATATTCAGACCCCCAAATGCTGTCAGTGACGTCAACATAGATGCAATGCAGTCAGAGGACAATCCTTCAAGGATCGTGTCCGAGCTCACGTCAGCGGTTGCGCCAACCCATCAGTTTTTCGATCCGCTCCGCAGAATTGCGCACATGCGCCGTATAATGGTTCTCGTCGGAAAAGGCCTTCTGCTCCGGCAGCACGATCGAAATGGTGGCAACGCACTGGCCCTCGCGATCGCAGATCGGCGAGGCGATGCAGGCGACCGCATAATCGGATTCGCCGGCCTGGATCGACAGGCGCGACTCGAAGGCCTTGCCGGCCGCTTCCGATAGGGTGCGTGGATCGATCTCGGCGCGGCCGGTCGGTGACGAGCGGGCGCAGCGTTTGAAAAGCTCGATGCGTTCCTCTTCGGGCAGGTGGCCGACGAGCAGGCGGCCCGACGCCGTCCAGTTGAGCGGCACCCGGGTACCGACGCGCGACGCCACCTGGAAGTGGCTCGGGCCGTCGGCCATGGCAAGCACCAGCATGTAATCGCCGTCACGGCCGCAGACCTGCACGGTTTCGCCGGCCTGGCGACAGAGATCGTGCATTTCGTGGGTGGCGATACTCATGAAATCCAGCGACCGGGCATAGGCAAGCCCGTAATGATAAAGCCGGGCGCCGAGCCAGATCGAGCCATCCGCCTGGCGCGTCAGCATATTCTTTTCGACGAGGTCGTCGACGATGACGTAGACGGTCGATAGCGGCGCCTTTACCGCCTTGGCGATGGCATAGACGCCGGCCGGCGATCCTGTTTCATAGAGATGATCGATCACCTGAAGAGCGCGGTCGATGCCGCTGACGCGGGCGCGGCGCGCGCTCTTGCCGCCGGCTTCGCCGGCAAGGCTCTCATCTTCGGAGTAAACTGCGGGCGATGTCTTTCCGTCCAATTTCATGCACCTCATGAACCCTGCGACCATATTACATTACTATGGTACAGCGGTCGCTGTGGCAAATCGCAATATTTTGTAGGTTGATCGTCGGTGCGAATGTGGCGGCGGTGGAGCCGGGAGACTGCGTGGTTTCCGCATCCGCCGATACCGCCGACCTCATAACAAGCGGTGACGCGCTCCGATGAGGCTGCAGGCTTTTGCCAGCCCCCTGTCCAGCGTGACGAGCGTGGCGTCGCTGTCGATTGCGACGGCCAGATGCAGCGCATCACCGGCACGAAGACCGATATTGAACTGTTCGATCATTCGCGCCGCTTCGATGAAGTGCGCCCGCGATATCGGCAGGCACTCGAAGCTCGTTGAACATAGTTCCTTGAACAGCGCCAAAGCTTTGCTGCGATCGGCCGGATCGATCTGTCCGTTTCTCGCCTTGACTCCGACAGCGCTTGAAAATTCGGTTATCGTCCAGCTGCTGACGGCGATCTCCTCGGTTCGACGCTCCGCCAGCCATTGCTGCACGTCGTCCGTGCGGGTTTCGACCGTCCATGCGGCGACGAGGACTGGTGTGTCGATGTAAAGCATCAATAACGATTGGTATCGCGCAGATCGCGAATGAAGGTCGCGGAATCGACCGGCTCGGCCGGTGGCTTCATCGAGGCCGTCAATGCTTTCAGCCGTTCGACATCGATCGGTTGTTTCGGCGTCTTCACCGGCACGAGCTGCGCCACCGGCTTGCCATGCCGCAATATCTCGATCGTTTCGCCGGCCTCCACCCTATTGAGCAACTCGCTCAGGTGGGCTTTTGCTTCCGCCAGGTTGACACGTGCCATCATATTGTCGCCGTGACCAACTTTCTGGTCATTTTATTCGGAAAGCGATGTGGCTGCAATGCCGTTGGAACAACCAGCCGCAGCCTGAGTTTGTCCCTCAACTCAGGAGGCTATAATGACGCATTATCCAACACCCCCTTTCCCATCCCAGAAACAGCCGATGCCGGGTTTCACCGCCCAGATGGACCCGGTTCCCGACCATGGGGAAAAAACCTATCGCGGATCCGAACGGCTGAAGGGCAAGCGGGCGATCATTACCGGCGGCGATAGTGGCATCGGCCGCGCAGTGGCAATCGCCTATGCAAGGGAAGGCGCCGATCTGTTGATTTCCTATCTCGACGAGGATGAGGATGCCGACGAGACGAAGCGGCTCGTCGAGCAGGCCGGGCGCAAGGCCGTGCTCGTCAGCGGCGATATTCAGGATCCGGCCCATTGCCGACAAATTGTCGAGACGGCGGTCAAGGAGCTCGGCGGTATCGACATTCTCGTCAACAATGCCGCGCACCAGGCAAGCTTCAAGAGCATCGACGAGATCAGCGACCAGGAGTGGGAACTGACCTTCAAGGTCAACATTCATGCGATGTTCTACCTGACCAAGGCGGCTGTCGCCCATATGAAGCCCGGCAGCGCCATCATCAACACGGCTTCGATCAATTCGGACAATCCGAACCCGACGCTGCTGGCCTATGCCACGACCAAGGGCGCGATCCAGAATTTCACCGCCGGCCTGGCCCAGCTTCTGGCCGACAAGGGCATTCGCGCCAATGCCGTGGCGCCGGGCCCGATCTGGACGCCGCTCATTCCTTCGACGCTGCCCGAAGACAGCGTCAGCAATTTCGGTAAGCAGGTACCGATGAAACGGCCGGGTCAGCCGGCCGAACTGGCCACCGCCTATGTCATGCTGGCCGATCCCTTGTCGAGCTATGTTTCCGGCACGACCATCGCGGTTACAGGCGGCAAGCCAATCCTTTAATGCATGTCGCCCGGAATTGGCGGTTCCGGGATGAAGGCATGCACGGATAGAAGGAGCTGAAGCGCGTAATCACGATCTGGCAGGATGCGCGCTTCAGTCACGGCTTGCCGTAGCCGCCGCCGGTCGGCGTCGTGACGATCACGGCGTCGCCGGCGGCGAGCAGGGCCTGGTCGCAGCGGAGAAAGTTCGAAAAGCGCGGCCTCGTGAAAGGCGCGCGGGCGGGCAAGGAGAAGTTGATCGCCGCCGCTTTCCGGCCACTACGATGAAGCAGCAAGGGCCGCCGCCCCTTTATGACGACAGCCCTTGTCGGGGGC from the Rhizobium sp. NXC14 genome contains:
- a CDS encoding type II toxin-antitoxin system VapC family toxin codes for the protein MLYIDTPVLVAAWTVETRTDDVQQWLAERRTEEIAVSSWTITEFSSAVGVKARNGQIDPADRSKALALFKELCSTSFECLPISRAHFIEAARMIEQFNIGLRAGDALHLAVAIDSDATLVTLDRGLAKACSLIGARHRLL
- a CDS encoding IclR family transcriptional regulator, whose product is MKLDGKTSPAVYSEDESLAGEAGGKSARRARVSGIDRALQVIDHLYETGSPAGVYAIAKAVKAPLSTVYVIVDDLVEKNMLTRQADGSIWLGARLYHYGLAYARSLDFMSIATHEMHDLCRQAGETVQVCGRDGDYMLVLAMADGPSHFQVASRVGTRVPLNWTASGRLLVGHLPEEERIELFKRCARSSPTGRAEIDPRTLSEAAGKAFESRLSIQAGESDYAVACIASPICDREGQCVATISIVLPEQKAFSDENHYTAHVRNSAERIEKLMGWRNR
- a CDS encoding SDR family oxidoreductase, yielding MTHYPTPPFPSQKQPMPGFTAQMDPVPDHGEKTYRGSERLKGKRAIITGGDSGIGRAVAIAYAREGADLLISYLDEDEDADETKRLVEQAGRKAVLVSGDIQDPAHCRQIVETAVKELGGIDILVNNAAHQASFKSIDEISDQEWELTFKVNIHAMFYLTKAAVAHMKPGSAIINTASINSDNPNPTLLAYATTKGAIQNFTAGLAQLLADKGIRANAVAPGPIWTPLIPSTLPEDSVSNFGKQVPMKRPGQPAELATAYVMLADPLSSYVSGTTIAVTGGKPIL
- a CDS encoding plasmid stabilization protein encodes the protein MAVLTVRNVPDDVHRALRVRAAMHGRSTEAEVREILENAVKPEQRIRMGDALAELGRQLALTNDDLEVLDQLRERAAAEPLRFE
- a CDS encoding type II toxin-antitoxin system prevent-host-death family antitoxin, with translation MARVNLAEAKAHLSELLNRVEAGETIEILRHGKPVAQLVPVKTPKQPIDVERLKALTASMKPPAEPVDSATFIRDLRDTNRY